One part of the Vibrio hyugaensis genome encodes these proteins:
- a CDS encoding EamA family transporter has translation MLQTSWLFWALMSAVFAAMTAVLTKLGVANINSDLATFIRTCVILVLVGLIAYATKQFSAIGEISTKGMVFLVLSGLATGASWLCYFRAMSLGQASQVAPIDKLSVVLVAIFSVVLLGEKLSMVNWMGIGLITVGVILVSLQSS, from the coding sequence ATGCTTCAAACTTCTTGGTTATTTTGGGCGCTCATGTCGGCGGTATTTGCGGCGATGACCGCAGTGTTGACCAAACTTGGTGTGGCGAACATCAACTCAGACTTGGCGACCTTTATTCGTACCTGCGTGATTCTTGTTTTGGTTGGTTTGATTGCTTACGCGACCAAGCAGTTCAGTGCTATTGGAGAGATCTCGACCAAAGGCATGGTGTTCTTGGTGCTATCGGGTTTAGCGACAGGTGCATCGTGGCTGTGTTACTTCCGCGCGATGTCATTGGGGCAAGCTTCTCAAGTTGCACCGATCGACAAACTAAGCGTGGTGCTGGTGGCCATATTCAGTGTGGTTTTACTGGGAGAAAAGCTCAGCATGGTCAACTGGATGGGGATTGGTTTGATCACCGTTGGCGTGATTTTGGTAAGCCTACAAAGTTCTTAA
- a CDS encoding winged helix-turn-helix domain-containing protein, giving the protein MKSLNLAQAQKLALLSQGLPLASNKGSAKAKTLAAFEQLGYVQIDTISVVQRAHHHTLWSRNPSYQLEHLDQLVAEKKVFEYWSHAAAYLPMSQYRHSLPRKAAIKSDQQKHWYKKDHDLMASILKRIEQEGPLMAKDFESANHKTDGWNTKPTKRALENLFMQGDLMISERRSFQKVYDLTSHVLPQDVDTSMPTEQEHARFLVLNYLKSHGFGTLPEMVYLLKGVKKPVQQALSELVDLGEIEAISINNSAYYACSDTLNLLDKRLNRKRAKILSPFDNLLIQRKRASAIFNFDYLLECYVPEPKRQFGYFCLPILWDGKLVARADCKVDKTSSTLNVLNLVTEPSLKDREAFFVALEEELHAFAQFNQCQTFVIQKVGQRT; this is encoded by the coding sequence ATGAAATCACTCAATCTTGCTCAAGCACAAAAATTGGCTCTGCTCTCTCAAGGATTGCCGCTAGCAAGCAACAAAGGCAGCGCCAAAGCAAAGACCTTAGCCGCCTTTGAGCAACTGGGCTATGTGCAAATTGATACGATTTCTGTCGTTCAGCGCGCTCACCATCATACTTTGTGGAGTCGAAACCCAAGCTACCAGCTTGAGCACCTAGACCAACTGGTAGCAGAAAAGAAAGTCTTCGAATATTGGTCTCATGCGGCGGCGTATTTACCTATGTCGCAATACCGTCATAGCTTACCTCGCAAAGCGGCGATCAAATCCGATCAGCAAAAGCATTGGTACAAAAAAGACCACGACTTGATGGCGTCTATCTTGAAGAGAATTGAGCAAGAAGGCCCATTGATGGCAAAGGACTTCGAATCTGCCAACCATAAGACCGATGGTTGGAATACTAAGCCAACCAAACGCGCCCTAGAGAACTTATTCATGCAAGGCGATTTGATGATTAGCGAACGTCGCAGCTTCCAGAAAGTGTATGACCTAACCTCACATGTTCTGCCTCAAGACGTTGATACATCGATGCCAACCGAGCAAGAACACGCGCGATTCTTAGTCCTCAACTATCTTAAATCTCATGGGTTCGGCACTTTGCCTGAAATGGTTTACCTACTGAAAGGGGTTAAGAAGCCAGTACAACAAGCTCTGTCCGAATTGGTCGATTTGGGTGAGATAGAAGCCATTAGCATCAACAATTCAGCTTACTATGCCTGTAGCGATACGCTGAACTTGCTCGACAAACGGCTCAACCGAAAACGCGCCAAAATCCTTTCCCCATTTGATAACCTGCTTATCCAACGAAAACGCGCCAGCGCAATTTTCAACTTTGATTACTTGTTAGAGTGTTATGTTCCAGAGCCAAAACGCCAGTTCGGTTACTTTTGTCTGCCAATATTGTGGGATGGGAAACTGGTCGCGCGCGCCGACTGCAAAGTGGATAAAACCAGTTCAACGCTGAACGTTCTTAACCTAGTTACCGAGCCTTCGCTCAAAGACAGAGAGGCGTTTTTCGTCGCTTTAGAAGAGGAACTACATGCTTTCGCACAGTTTAATCAGTGCCAAACGTTTGTGATTCAGAAAGTGGGTCAAAGAACGTAA
- a CDS encoding multidrug effflux MFS transporter → MSRPIEFKTILLACLIISVGQLSMGLVFPSLPWIAKDFDISLDQAQLLVSVYLLGFGPSQFIYGPVSDALGRKKVLLAGLLIAMLGLLMIIFLSHTFTGMVAGRFLQGLGTGCCAVLARASTRDRFNGPELPVALSYIAMAVSITPLVAPVIGGFINAHFGWTMVFISLLGYVLFAWTVIVFRFQETITQTSALPSPKKMLLQYRDLLTSRYFMSFASIGWLNFSLMITTVSVMPFIMQNQIGMTSDQYAMWALIPAFGMICGTSICNRVRPIIGTKKMLLVTPILHVSSAAWLFFCPVEPLYLMLGQLLMILGNAIALPCAQAMVMQPYKKQAGAAAAMSGGGQMVVSSIVSMALVQLGLSQAWHLSLVIVVFATITLTNVLRGFATKQPSEQ, encoded by the coding sequence ATGAGTCGACCAATTGAATTTAAAACCATCTTGCTGGCATGTCTTATCATCAGTGTTGGTCAGCTCAGCATGGGCTTGGTGTTCCCATCTCTTCCTTGGATCGCGAAAGATTTCGATATTTCCCTCGACCAAGCTCAGCTGTTAGTCAGTGTTTACTTACTTGGTTTTGGTCCGTCTCAGTTTATCTATGGCCCGGTATCCGATGCATTGGGCCGCAAAAAGGTGCTGCTGGCTGGCTTGTTGATTGCCATGCTCGGCCTGTTGATGATCATCTTCCTAAGCCACACTTTCACTGGCATGGTAGCAGGCCGTTTTCTGCAAGGTTTAGGCACAGGCTGTTGCGCGGTGTTAGCCCGAGCCTCAACTCGTGATCGTTTCAATGGTCCTGAACTCCCGGTCGCTTTGTCCTACATTGCGATGGCTGTCTCTATCACACCCTTGGTCGCTCCTGTCATTGGTGGCTTCATTAACGCCCACTTCGGCTGGACCATGGTGTTTATCTCGCTGTTGGGTTACGTATTGTTTGCTTGGACTGTGATCGTATTTCGCTTCCAAGAAACCATCACACAAACCTCAGCCTTGCCATCACCGAAAAAGATGCTGCTGCAATATCGTGATCTGCTGACTTCTCGTTACTTTATGAGCTTTGCCAGTATTGGTTGGCTTAACTTCAGCTTGATGATCACGACCGTTTCGGTGATGCCTTTTATCATGCAAAACCAAATCGGCATGACATCCGATCAATACGCAATGTGGGCACTGATTCCGGCGTTCGGCATGATTTGCGGCACCAGTATCTGTAACCGTGTGCGCCCAATCATCGGCACGAAGAAGATGCTATTGGTCACGCCAATCCTGCACGTAAGTTCCGCAGCGTGGCTGTTCTTCTGTCCTGTTGAGCCGCTGTACTTAATGCTAGGCCAACTGCTGATGATTTTAGGCAATGCTATCGCTCTACCTTGTGCTCAAGCTATGGTAATGCAACCCTATAAGAAACAAGCAGGTGCAGCTGCGGCGATGTCGGGTGGTGGCCAAATGGTGGTGTCATCGATTGTAAGTATGGCATTGGTGCAGCTCGGATTAAGCCAAGCGTGGCATCTGTCATTAGTGATTGTGGTCTTTGCGACCATTACACTGACCAACGTTCTGCGAGGCTTTGCCACTAAGCAACCTTCCGAGCAATAG
- a CDS encoding recombinase family protein has protein sequence MATFLYTRHSPKNRAYPEQLNALKAFAPEAIHLEDKVRGCTPPAERQAFQQLLSTVQSGDTVVLWWLTAFGRDFSQALSTIQTLLNKGATLKTVCEPLTFEPDSVQTQTLLSLLSGYGHVQTQHRLFAAEQGRKALKDDPQMWKQKFRGRPADKAKHQHIATLLLEGNTLQNVAEQCEVSLSTVKRVKAKLNEFDEEGSLRRRGDGEKS, from the coding sequence ATGGCTACCTTTCTATATACGCGGCACTCCCCTAAAAACCGAGCTTACCCCGAGCAGCTCAACGCTTTGAAAGCCTTTGCTCCTGAAGCAATCCACCTTGAGGACAAGGTACGCGGCTGCACGCCACCAGCCGAGCGACAAGCCTTTCAACAACTCTTAAGTACCGTGCAATCTGGCGACACCGTTGTACTTTGGTGGCTAACCGCCTTTGGTCGAGACTTCAGCCAAGCCTTAAGCACGATTCAAACTCTCCTTAACAAAGGCGCCACCCTAAAAACCGTTTGTGAGCCACTAACCTTTGAACCAGATTCCGTACAAACACAAACCTTGCTTTCGCTGCTTTCAGGCTACGGACACGTGCAAACTCAACATCGCTTGTTTGCTGCAGAACAAGGCCGCAAAGCACTAAAAGACGACCCACAGATGTGGAAGCAGAAATTCAGAGGTCGTCCAGCAGACAAAGCGAAGCATCAACACATTGCGACTTTGCTTCTGGAAGGCAATACGCTACAAAACGTCGCAGAACAATGCGAAGTCAGCCTATCGACGGTCAAACGTGTGAAAGCCAAATTGAATGAATTTGATGAGGAAGGAAGCCTGCGCCGCCGTGGCGATGGTGAAAAATCATGA
- a CDS encoding LacI family DNA-binding transcriptional regulator, protein MNPAKQTVTSKDVAKLAGVSQSTVSRVFVPGSSVSEKTKQKVFEAAKALNYRPNAFARSLTTNESKLIGLVFPDADYPIHMKTLQLISSELQKQGYSAVLIPWQVDDEDNHSIPNIFQYRVDGVIAASATFNKSLYEECEEFNIPIVQYARVVEGTKSSYVISDNYEAGQQAAQLLHESGVKNAVYLTGEVPTFTNDERQSGFCSEFEDLTGKTPRIIEASYDYASSLDKVRAMLADKNRPEAVFCATDNLAMAVMDVARLECGIRIPQDLKVIGFDNIPQTEWLSYQLTTFRQDFRRLARECVKIIVDQINNKNSSLVKMMVPVKLIERSTTKA, encoded by the coding sequence ATGAATCCTGCAAAACAAACCGTAACATCGAAGGACGTTGCCAAACTGGCTGGCGTTTCTCAATCTACTGTATCGCGTGTGTTTGTTCCGGGCAGCTCAGTGTCAGAAAAGACCAAGCAAAAGGTCTTCGAAGCCGCGAAAGCCCTAAACTACCGTCCAAATGCTTTTGCACGTAGCTTGACCACCAACGAATCTAAGTTGATCGGTTTGGTATTCCCAGATGCGGACTACCCTATCCACATGAAAACACTTCAATTGATTTCAAGTGAATTGCAGAAGCAAGGCTACTCAGCGGTGTTGATTCCATGGCAAGTGGATGATGAAGACAACCACTCAATCCCGAACATCTTCCAATACCGCGTAGATGGTGTCATTGCCGCTTCAGCTACCTTCAACAAATCACTGTATGAAGAGTGTGAAGAGTTCAATATCCCTATCGTTCAGTATGCACGCGTCGTAGAAGGCACTAAGAGCAGTTACGTTATCAGTGACAACTACGAAGCTGGCCAACAAGCGGCACAACTGCTGCACGAAAGTGGGGTGAAAAACGCGGTTTATCTGACAGGTGAAGTCCCAACCTTTACCAATGACGAGCGCCAAAGTGGCTTCTGCTCGGAGTTTGAAGATCTAACAGGTAAAACGCCGCGCATCATTGAAGCGAGCTACGACTACGCAAGCTCACTGGATAAAGTACGTGCCATGCTGGCCGATAAGAATCGTCCAGAAGCGGTGTTTTGTGCGACCGATAACCTTGCGATGGCGGTCATGGATGTTGCGCGTCTCGAGTGTGGTATCCGTATCCCTCAAGATCTGAAAGTCATCGGCTTCGACAACATCCCACAAACGGAATGGTTGAGCTACCAACTGACCACTTTCCGCCAAGACTTCCGTCGTCTAGCGCGTGAATGTGTGAAAATTATCGTTGATCAAATCAACAATAAAAACAGCAGCTTGGTGAAGATGATGGTACCAGTCAAATTGATAGAGCGCAGCACAACCAAAGCCTAG
- a CDS encoding porin, with amino-acid sequence MKKSTLSAVILAALTSSSAFAAHTFVNDAGDSLTIDGRFDLRYQDRGGDDNGEWNSGSSRFGLKGQMGLDNGWTGFGHAEWGYNSGANGDNIYDRLLYAGVDHEKYGKIAAGTKQWSTFYDVAWYTDLGRVFGTRGSGVYNLADWGIASGAGRAENSITYRNSINEKVSYGFTYQTTREDVALASNATASLKNGMGASITYKPVDGVTLGAAYHQNEVADLDASVVGVENGDNMRIMLLGANYSNGGFYAGATFHVGENWEAVSQGGTDVMFDTLGGEIYTYYHFDNGLRPTLNYNYMEDRGDETQGYERNLLIPGLEYHFQKNKFLVWTEYQFDLGKDQYDGSKFENRDDQFAAGIRYYF; translated from the coding sequence ATGAAAAAGTCGACCCTTTCTGCAGTGATTTTAGCAGCGCTTACTTCTAGCTCAGCCTTTGCTGCACACACTTTTGTTAATGACGCTGGCGACAGCCTAACCATCGATGGCCGTTTCGATCTTCGCTACCAAGACCGTGGCGGTGATGACAACGGCGAATGGAACAGCGGCAGCTCACGTTTCGGTTTGAAAGGCCAAATGGGCCTAGATAACGGCTGGACTGGTTTCGGTCACGCGGAATGGGGCTACAACTCTGGCGCGAACGGCGACAACATTTACGACCGCTTGCTATACGCAGGTGTTGATCACGAAAAATACGGCAAGATTGCTGCGGGTACTAAGCAGTGGTCTACCTTCTACGACGTAGCATGGTACACCGATTTAGGTCGTGTATTCGGTACTCGTGGCTCAGGTGTTTACAACCTAGCTGACTGGGGTATCGCATCAGGTGCTGGTCGTGCTGAAAACTCAATTACGTACCGCAATTCAATCAATGAAAAAGTGAGCTACGGCTTTACTTACCAAACCACGCGTGAAGATGTTGCTCTAGCAAGCAATGCGACAGCCTCACTGAAAAACGGCATGGGTGCGTCGATCACTTACAAACCCGTTGATGGCGTAACACTTGGTGCGGCTTACCATCAAAATGAAGTAGCCGATCTAGACGCAAGCGTGGTTGGCGTAGAAAACGGCGACAACATGCGCATCATGCTATTGGGTGCGAACTACAGCAACGGTGGCTTTTACGCAGGTGCGACTTTCCACGTTGGCGAAAACTGGGAAGCGGTGAGCCAAGGCGGTACGGACGTGATGTTCGATACCCTAGGTGGCGAAATTTACACTTACTACCACTTCGACAACGGCCTACGCCCAACGTTGAACTACAACTACATGGAAGATCGTGGTGACGAGACGCAAGGTTACGAGCGTAACTTGCTGATTCCTGGTCTTGAATACCACTTCCAGAAGAACAAATTCCTAGTTTGGACTGAATACCAGTTCGACCTAGGTAAAGATCAGTACGATGGCAGCAAATTCGAAAATCGTGATGATCAATTCGCGGCAGGTATTCGCTACTACTTCTGA
- a CDS encoding nuclear transport factor 2 family protein, producing MSKYQEAKRVVREYFSAMENATHENVAEVLKAHTSEDYLWRGVYPFREQQGAQAAADVFWAPLMKSMTRMQRRQDIFIGGENEVTSGEIWVMSMGHFMGLFDAEYLGMRPTGKIMNIRYAEFNCVENGKITKTGLFLDLLGAMDQAGCYPLPPSTGKHFVYPGPRNHDGLLFEDAAPEEGVATLALVNKMVDDLSALNDSGAMGCPPEVLEKSWSKDMIWYGPCGIGASYTIPRYQQQHQLPFRNNLKDKKFNGHVCRFAEGNFSCFFGWPNLSNTPIGGFLGMTGGEVRADMQVVDVYYRDGDKLSENWVLIDLPYWLKQQGLDVFERTQQILNPSL from the coding sequence ATGTCTAAATATCAAGAAGCGAAACGCGTTGTACGTGAATACTTCAGCGCAATGGAAAACGCAACTCACGAGAACGTTGCAGAAGTACTAAAAGCACACACTTCAGAAGATTACCTATGGCGTGGTGTTTACCCATTCCGTGAGCAACAAGGCGCTCAAGCAGCGGCTGACGTTTTCTGGGCTCCTTTGATGAAATCAATGACTCGCATGCAGCGTCGTCAAGACATCTTCATCGGTGGTGAGAACGAAGTAACATCGGGTGAAATCTGGGTAATGAGCATGGGTCACTTCATGGGTCTATTCGACGCTGAATACCTAGGTATGCGTCCAACTGGCAAGATCATGAACATCCGTTACGCAGAATTTAACTGTGTTGAAAACGGCAAGATCACTAAGACTGGCCTATTCCTAGACCTTCTAGGTGCGATGGACCAAGCGGGTTGTTACCCACTGCCACCATCAACAGGTAAGCACTTCGTATACCCTGGTCCTCGTAACCACGATGGTCTACTGTTCGAAGACGCAGCACCAGAAGAAGGCGTAGCAACATTAGCACTAGTGAACAAGATGGTTGATGACCTATCTGCACTGAACGACAGCGGCGCAATGGGTTGCCCACCAGAAGTTCTTGAGAAGAGCTGGTCTAAAGACATGATTTGGTACGGTCCATGTGGTATCGGTGCGTCTTACACAATTCCTCGTTACCAACAGCAGCACCAATTGCCGTTCCGTAACAACCTAAAAGACAAAAAGTTTAACGGCCACGTATGTCGCTTCGCTGAAGGTAACTTCTCTTGTTTCTTCGGCTGGCCAAACCTATCGAACACGCCAATCGGTGGTTTCCTAGGTATGACGGGCGGTGAAGTACGCGCAGACATGCAAGTGGTTGACGTTTACTACCGTGACGGCGACAAGCTATCTGAGAACTGGGTACTGATCGACCTTCCTTACTGGCTAAAACAGCAAGGTCTAGATGTGTTTGAGCGTACTCAACAGATCCTAAACCCTTCTCTATAA
- a CDS encoding MFS transporter, with amino-acid sequence MNAKRHMSEVPMIQRVAAYLAILVGYFFYCYNFVIIDYVRPYIVEAYDGISLSDTAQFYTWQSVGALIGALSCAWFATKFGKKSTLITITALNGGATIINMMFTDYATWAAMRFIIGLSLGGYFTVAVSLMIGLFTPTVRGKLTAFASSMFSVALMVMGAYAAFIASIDAPWESLMLVGGIPPLAAAVVMIFVLPSDNKVIAYGEEEQAKAEASNAPAKKGSWGEMLSKPYRKITLTCLLLAGLNFYGFQFFGGFVTTYLRDVRMFDGATIGLIFSISAFGSLFGAWFWGWAADKFGRKVNAFGFILAGIMVSIFFVAPGDMVIGGLNMLAILGLIYNFGLSSSAVWGGYFSELFPAHLRSYGAALFHGGRIIGMWAPMVLIFIQERTDLQTAMWGSPIVWILAGLLWLSLPETLKGGVFDKSKKAEAAKA; translated from the coding sequence ATGAATGCCAAAAGACACATGAGCGAAGTTCCTATGATTCAAAGGGTAGCTGCCTATCTAGCGATACTGGTTGGTTACTTTTTCTATTGTTATAACTTTGTAATTATTGACTACGTACGCCCATACATCGTTGAAGCGTATGATGGTATTAGCCTGTCAGACACTGCCCAGTTCTATACATGGCAGTCGGTTGGTGCACTCATCGGTGCATTAAGCTGTGCTTGGTTCGCAACAAAATTTGGTAAGAAATCCACTCTTATTACCATCACAGCCCTTAATGGTGGCGCAACTATCATCAATATGATGTTCACCGACTACGCAACATGGGCAGCAATGCGTTTCATCATTGGTTTGTCACTGGGTGGTTACTTCACCGTAGCAGTGAGCCTGATGATCGGCCTATTTACGCCAACGGTACGTGGTAAGTTGACGGCATTCGCGTCTTCTATGTTCTCTGTAGCACTGATGGTAATGGGTGCGTATGCAGCATTCATTGCAAGCATCGATGCACCATGGGAAAGCCTAATGCTTGTGGGTGGTATCCCACCATTGGCAGCGGCTGTCGTCATGATCTTTGTGCTACCTAGTGACAACAAAGTGATCGCTTACGGTGAAGAAGAGCAAGCAAAAGCTGAGGCATCAAATGCACCAGCGAAAAAAGGCTCTTGGGGCGAAATGCTAAGCAAACCTTACCGTAAGATCACATTAACGTGTCTATTGCTGGCTGGCCTGAACTTCTACGGTTTCCAATTCTTCGGTGGCTTCGTAACCACTTACCTACGTGATGTACGTATGTTCGACGGTGCAACCATCGGTCTCATCTTCTCTATCTCAGCGTTTGGTTCACTGTTTGGTGCGTGGTTCTGGGGTTGGGCGGCAGATAAATTCGGCCGTAAGGTGAACGCATTTGGTTTCATCCTAGCGGGCATCATGGTTTCAATCTTCTTCGTTGCCCCTGGCGACATGGTGATTGGCGGCCTAAACATGCTGGCTATCCTAGGTCTGATTTACAACTTCGGCCTGTCTTCTTCTGCGGTATGGGGAGGTTACTTCTCAGAACTGTTCCCTGCACACCTACGTAGCTACGGCGCAGCGCTATTCCACGGCGGTCGTATCATCGGTATGTGGGCACCAATGGTACTTATCTTCATCCAAGAGCGTACCGACCTACAAACCGCGATGTGGGGTTCACCAATCGTATGGATCCTTGCTGGTCTTCTATGGCTATCACTGCCAGAGACACTAAAAGGCGGCGTGTTCGATAAGAGCAAAAAAGCTGAAGCAGCAAAAGCGTAA
- a CDS encoding sodium:solute symporter: protein MVTYSSFVVIALYVAITIIISYLVNKRYSVGGDFSTGGKQFGWFTAGVSILATYISAMTFVGMPGWVYSSGMEAMSIHLNYPIVIFFTVIFFVPVFYKLGLTSIYEYLEHRFGVYARTINSIVFIVVQCISAGVILYAVALILVQVLPISISEAIIYISIFTACYTYAGGISTVIWTDMLQSAVLVAGSIAIFAILMTEINAADYLSRDHLNIINLDFDLGVDTTLWAGVVAVSFLHLSVYGTNQLIIQRTLATKCEKTAQKSMLLCGYGSFFIYLFFAVLGVLLSVFYQDQSFENSNEVILDFVFNHTNPIVVGLVISALAAAAMSTLDSTYNSMATVATFDIYKRFVRKSANGEHYEKVARKMSLLAAALVVVPALLAVSNESVLKTIASLTSIFVGIRLGSFVLGLFWEKANEKGVIVGSIMSVIAVFTAMYLDVAWPWFAPIGTFIFLLFGVLVSRRWGSVTAEQQIFINNQKHLFAKPTASHYGLLVFAVATIAACMVLPDWLYAALS, encoded by the coding sequence ATGGTTACGTACTCAAGTTTTGTGGTGATTGCGTTATATGTAGCAATTACCATAATAATCAGCTATTTAGTGAATAAGCGCTACAGTGTTGGTGGCGACTTTTCCACGGGTGGAAAGCAATTTGGCTGGTTTACGGCAGGTGTTTCGATACTTGCGACTTACATTAGTGCGATGACGTTTGTAGGGATGCCTGGTTGGGTTTATAGCTCTGGCATGGAAGCGATGAGTATTCACCTTAACTATCCCATCGTTATCTTTTTCACTGTTATTTTCTTTGTACCTGTCTTCTATAAGCTGGGTCTGACTTCGATTTATGAATACCTTGAGCACCGCTTTGGGGTGTATGCAAGAACCATCAACTCGATTGTGTTCATTGTGGTTCAATGTATCTCTGCGGGTGTGATTTTGTATGCCGTGGCGCTGATCTTAGTGCAAGTTCTGCCCATTAGTATTTCTGAAGCCATCATCTACATTAGTATTTTCACCGCTTGCTATACCTATGCGGGCGGGATTTCCACGGTTATCTGGACCGATATGTTGCAATCTGCAGTATTGGTTGCGGGCAGCATCGCTATCTTTGCCATTCTAATGACAGAGATTAATGCGGCAGATTACCTTTCTCGTGATCACCTGAATATCATCAACTTAGACTTTGATTTAGGCGTGGATACCACACTCTGGGCTGGCGTGGTCGCAGTGAGCTTTTTGCATTTGAGTGTGTACGGCACCAACCAATTGATCATTCAACGTACGCTGGCGACGAAGTGTGAGAAGACCGCACAAAAATCGATGCTGCTTTGTGGTTACGGCTCTTTTTTCATTTACTTGTTCTTTGCTGTGCTTGGCGTGTTGTTGAGCGTCTTTTATCAAGACCAATCGTTTGAGAACAGCAATGAAGTGATTTTGGATTTCGTATTCAATCATACCAATCCAATCGTCGTGGGTTTAGTCATCTCGGCACTTGCGGCAGCGGCGATGTCCACGTTGGACTCTACATACAATTCAATGGCAACCGTTGCCACGTTTGATATCTACAAACGCTTTGTTCGCAAAAGTGCAAACGGCGAGCACTACGAGAAAGTGGCAAGAAAGATGAGTCTACTTGCTGCTGCACTGGTGGTTGTGCCTGCGCTTCTGGCGGTGTCGAATGAATCGGTACTCAAAACCATCGCAAGTTTGACGTCTATTTTTGTTGGTATCCGTTTAGGTTCGTTCGTGCTTGGTTTGTTCTGGGAAAAAGCCAATGAGAAAGGCGTGATAGTCGGCAGTATCATGAGTGTCATTGCGGTGTTTACTGCAATGTATCTCGACGTGGCTTGGCCGTGGTTTGCGCCAATCGGTACGTTTATCTTTCTTTTGTTTGGTGTGTTAGTGAGCCGTCGTTGGGGCTCCGTGACTGCCGAGCAACAAATCTTTATCAATAATCAAAAACATCTTTTTGCAAAGCCAACCGCAAGCCATTACGGGCTATTGGTGTTCGCCGTGGCGACCATCGCTGCTTGTATGGTTCTCCCTGATTGGCTTTATGCTGCATTGTCGTAA
- a CDS encoding L-serine ammonia-lyase: MLSIFDIYKIGVGPSSSHTNGPMIAGYHFTRLIESNLAKVVRIQVDLYGSLSLTGIGHHTDRATILGLLGNKPDTIKIASANKAMRKAVEEGMMSVDGRHEIEFNYKTDMLFHEENLPLHENGMTITALDAHGNQVGFETYYSIGGGFIATADELQNGSATAPVEVEFPFSSADEMLAQADKNGMSLGGMILKNEQAFQDMEAINQRAEQIWRVMTRCMERGFETEGILDGGLNVTRRAPNLLKKLEANAAIENDPMEVMDWINLFAFAVSEENAAGGQVVTSPTNGAAGVIPAVLMYYHRFIKELDTKQLKDFLAVSGAIGILYKTNASISGAEVGCQGEVGVSSSMAAAGLTALRGGSNEQICIAAEIAMEHSLGMTCDPIGGLVQVPCIERNAMGAMKAINASRMALKRNSKCLISLDKVIETMYQTGKDMNKKYRETSLGGLALIHLAPPCE, translated from the coding sequence ATGCTGTCCATCTTTGATATTTACAAGATTGGTGTTGGTCCTTCTAGCTCTCACACCAATGGTCCAATGATCGCGGGTTACCACTTCACTCGTTTGATTGAATCGAACTTGGCAAAAGTGGTTCGTATTCAAGTTGATTTATACGGCTCACTTTCGTTGACGGGAATTGGTCACCACACGGATCGTGCAACAATTCTGGGTTTACTGGGCAATAAACCAGACACCATCAAAATCGCTTCTGCGAACAAAGCCATGCGTAAAGCGGTAGAAGAGGGCATGATGTCTGTCGATGGCCGTCATGAAATCGAATTCAACTACAAAACGGATATGTTGTTCCATGAAGAGAACCTTCCTCTGCATGAGAATGGCATGACGATTACTGCGTTAGATGCGCACGGCAATCAGGTTGGCTTTGAAACTTACTATTCTATCGGTGGCGGTTTCATCGCAACAGCAGATGAGTTGCAAAATGGCAGCGCGACTGCTCCAGTAGAGGTTGAATTCCCATTCTCAAGTGCGGATGAAATGCTGGCGCAAGCCGATAAGAATGGCATGAGCCTTGGCGGTATGATTCTGAAAAACGAGCAAGCATTTCAGGATATGGAAGCCATCAATCAGCGCGCAGAACAGATCTGGCGCGTGATGACGCGTTGTATGGAACGCGGCTTTGAGACAGAAGGTATTTTAGATGGTGGCCTGAACGTCACTCGTCGAGCGCCGAACTTGCTGAAGAAGCTAGAAGCGAACGCAGCAATAGAGAACGATCCGATGGAAGTCATGGATTGGATTAACTTGTTTGCCTTCGCTGTAAGTGAAGAAAACGCCGCTGGTGGACAAGTTGTTACGTCACCAACGAATGGTGCGGCGGGTGTGATTCCAGCGGTATTGATGTACTACCATCGCTTCATCAAAGAGCTTGATACCAAACAGCTCAAAGACTTCCTCGCAGTCTCTGGTGCGATTGGCATCTTGTACAAAACCAATGCCTCTATTTCGGGTGCTGAAGTAGGCTGTCAGGGCGAAGTCGGCGTGTCTTCTTCCATGGCGGCAGCTGGCTTGACGGCGCTACGTGGTGGCAGCAATGAGCAAATTTGTATTGCGGCCGAGATTGCCATGGAGCACTCACTAGGCATGACTTGTGACCCAATTGGTGGCTTAGTGCAAGTACCATGTATTGAGCGTAATGCGATGGGTGCAATGAAAGCGATCAATGCTTCTCGCATGGCATTAAAGCGTAATAGTAAATGTTTGATCTCGTTGGATAAGGTGATTGAAACCATGTACCAAACGGGCAAAGACATGAACAAGAAATACCGCGAAACGTCACTGGGTGGATTGGCTTTGATTCACCTAGCACCGCCTTGCGAATAA